One window from the genome of Nicotiana tomentosiformis chromosome 5, ASM39032v3, whole genome shotgun sequence encodes:
- the LOC104085744 gene encoding mavicyanin-like codes for MTKKVVVSFLLMMFMFFGLVKANIYVVGDSAGWTSTGQVDYKRWSASKHFQVGDVLLFEFDPKLDNVVRVTKEDFQACNASSPFGTPSTGKEWFSLNVEGHFYFICSVPGHCKAGQNVEILVHSAAPTTSPAASPPAILAPAPSTPSPLSPHSPPDSAPSNGSILHFPSFCFSLGLLVFSMYFVACCY; via the exons ATGACTAAGAAAGTGGTGGTTTCTTTCTTGTTAATGATGTTCATGTTTTTTGGTTTAGTAAAGGCAAACATATATGTGGTTGGTGATTCTGCTGGTTGGACAAGCACTGGGCAAGTGGATTATAAGAGATGGTCAGCATCTAAGCATTTTCAAGTTGGAGATGTTCTTC TGTTTGAATTCGATCCAAAATTAGATAATGTGGTACGAGTGACAAAGGAGGATTTCCAAGCATGCAATGCCTCATCCCCTTTTGGTACCCCAAGCACTGGCAAGGAATGGTTCTCTCTTAATGTTGAAGGCCACTTCTATTTCATTTGCAGCGTTCCAGGCCATTGTAAGGCTGGTCAAAATGTGGAAATCCTCGTTCATTCGGCGGCTCCTACAACCTCCCCGGCCGCATCTCCGCCGGCAATTCTGGCTCCAGCGCCGTCTACACCCAGCCCGTTGAGCCCTCATAGTCCCCCAGATTCAGCCCCTAGTAATGGATCAATTCTGCATTTCCCAAGCTTTTGCTTCTCATTGGGGCTACTCGTATTTTCAATGTATTTCGTCGCTTGTTGCTACTAG